The genomic DNA TCAAAATGTGGTGCAAAGTTAATAAGTAATGATGATGCATGTTATACATTCGTAATCAAAATGTGGTACAAAGTTAATAAGTAATGATGAACATATAAGTAGAACTGTGGATGTGACATTTATGTATGTGTGTAGTAGGTCGACTTGAAACCCAAGCTCAAGTTTTACTTCTTCAAATTTGTTCTTCCACCAAATCACACTTATCACAACCGTCATATATCCCAATCACTCTGGATTTTTGCCACCGTCCACGTAAGAGTCAccaattctaatttttattttgacaatTAACAATTTCTgttaagggttttttttttcaatgttataTTTCTCATTAACTAAAATCAGAGATTACTAAGTTaccaataaaacatatatatacaaccaAAACACTACAGATGTTTAGGTAAAAACAGTAACATCAATGTTTAGTTTagatatagttttgtttttaattacatTCCGTTTCGCTAtcacaattatataatttatattctatTGTGATTAAAATTAACTAATGATATGATATTCCTCTACTTCTTAAGTACGAATACAGACGATGAAACTAAAGTATTAAAAACGTTTAAGACTTCCACAAAACCATGATCATATATACGATGGGAAGGATTAGAGTATATTACAATATCGAAACGACGAATCTAATGAATAATTTGCCAATTAAGTCTTAGTGTACGTCCATCCATACATACTCGACAATGAAATTAAATAACATTCAATGGTTTGCATCTCGTAGCTTCTTGGCCATCAAAAATCATAGGCTTAAAGTGTAGCAAAGCTAATCATCTCTTCACGTACGTACGTAAATGAAAAAGAATGCGTTAAAGAAATTTGCAACTTACCTAATAAATGAGAACCATATAATAAACGCATGgtccttctttttttcatatattttttatgagtATTTGTTATCATCAGATgacattaataaatttcagaTCATGtaacttatttattatataacacATCCCCACATCGATCAACATCAGATATATACTACTccttaaacaaaactattaaatgCATCATGAACATAACATATGGTTGATGTAGATAGAAtagaattacaaaaagaaacaaatatactCGAACAAAGGTTGAACggtaatcaaaagaaaaatataattactttTCGAGTTCAACAAACCTTATCTTAACACTTCCCAACTACCATATACATTGATAAATCTTGTTAGATTAATTTATAGTCAATTTGCACTCATAATTTGGCAGCCTATAGTTAATTAGTAGTCATGACATACTGCTGTATGAGATATTATTGTTTTCACTAACTCCACTATCCTATTAATTCTTGCCACAACTTCTTTAATACCTCTATCTATCATAATAACATTAAAGAGGCTACTACGCAATAAGAGGTTAAACACTTGAAAGTGTGAAAGAAATCAAGATGAAGACAAAAAAAGGTATTGAGAAATCAACCAAACAAGAATTTGAATGTATaacaatctttaaaattttagtttgagAAATCAACGaaactaaaattttctaaacggattatgatacattttccTGTTTAACGCTTCCGATTAAACATCTttctatacaatattttttcaaaaaaattctccTATATCATACATACTTTTccattctcatatcaatcagtCCACTTTTATATATACTGTCTTATAATTATCCCAAGAAAAGAGAGGTCATTAGTTGAACAGATCATTAGCGAACGAGTTTGATTCACAAAAACACAGCCCCTAAACTGGTAATTAAACACCAAACCAAAGGGTAAACAAAATCACAACACAAAGCTGTCATCCTCCCAACTTACTTACACAGCCTGTCATTGCCCCCACTGGTCgttcaaacttcaaaaacaatattaaaaacataCACATAATCACAAAACGACGAAAATTCCTACGTGGCACACATCCTTTTATATAAATTACACACAAAAGCACCTTTCACTTCTCATCTCCTTTCTAACTATTCCCTTTATATTGGCCGGTAAACGAGTCGACTCACTGAGTCAGACCAAAAAAACCATGGGTATATGCAGCTCGTACGAGTCGGCACAAGTGGCAACGGCGAAGCTGATCTTACAAGACGGGAGGATGATGGAGTTCACGAGCCCGGTCAAAGTCGGTTACGTGCTACAGAAGAATCCGATGTGTTTCATTTGTAACGCCGATGATATGGACTTCGACAACGCCGTATCCGCCATTAGCGCCGACGAGGAGTTTCAGCTTGGTCAGCTTTACTTCGCTCTTCCTCTCAGCGCGCTTCATCATTCTCTTAAAGCCGAGGAGATGGCTGCATTGGCTGTTAAAGCTAGCTCTGCTCTCATGAGAAGTGGTGGTTCTTGTGGCCGAGATAAATGCAGGTGTCGTCGGAAATGTGTATCTCCGGTGATCTTTTCGGCACGTAGAGTCTCGGCGGTGGGATCTGATGGAGAGACAAGGAACGGGAAAAGACGCGGTGGTGGTGGTAGCGGGAGGAGGAAGTATGCGGCGAAGTTGAGTAAGATAGAAGAGTAGTGAAGGGTAGTTTGGtaatttagttaatattttaGGGTTAAGTTTGTGAATAGCATGTAGTGTGGTTATTATTATTGGAGGAGCATATTGTTGTAATGCACATTGCATTTTGCAACGTGGGAAAAAGTGATTGTACTTTGGTTCATATCATATGATTAGaggattttatattttagactttcgaacaaaaaaaaaaaagagacccTTATTACGGATCAAAGTTACAAATTTACTAATAAGTGCATTACGGGTGAACGGTATGTGTTGCACATTAGCATTCACCAAATATAGAGTTTGAGTGCATTGTGATCTTTAGTAGTGGTGGTATAGATTTGTACAGTCAAAATCTCGCTGCAGaactattaatttttgttttgtcacgTTTTATGGACCACACTTTGAAAcgcacacacaaacaaaacaacgtaaaaaataaattgtctaAAATTCTAATCATAGTTATTGAAAAACGTTTGGTGGATCTTATGGACTaatataaaagattataaaatataaaatagtcaCATtcaatttgtttcattttcttagCAACGTTTGATTTGATCTAATTACACTTTTACATCCGATGTGTTTCTCTGACAATTATTGGTTCCGCTATACCCAATCAAACTCACATCTAATCGGTTGGTCCATGATATTAAGAATAAGATGGCTTTGTTAtacttatacatatatagaaagattAAGATGACTATAGTATTAATCCAAGTTAGATTACattttgtggataagaaagGACCATGTGTTTGATTCACATGACTAGTATTTTGATTGGAAGgtaaacaaccaaacaaaacaaaagaaaaagaaaaaaaaatctgtataacACAATAAACCATGGAGTAAAACAACAAACTAATTATGAAACTTTGTAAAAAAGATTCGATCTTGTTGTCAGTTTAACATTTACAGTGACCACTTCTAGTGACCAGTTTAGAAGTTGGCATTTCACATGGTCTACAGAAGAGAATTTTTGTCACTAGTTGCATTGGtgaattaaaaaaccaaatattccAAAACTGTGAAAATCTAATGTCAATAACTTAAAGAATAACTAGATAAGTTAGCCTAACATGATCCCACATTTATTGTATGAGTTTGATAGGTAATGGATAATAGTGACACTATGAATCACGCATAATGACTAACTGCAATGAGACATGAGAGACATCACATAGACTCAGTAATTTGACTTTTAAGTGACGACCCTACGCATTAGGGGCGTTAGGTTTGAGAGGCATCACCCGATTTGGTCCCATCGATACATTATGACGAAGTCAATTCTTTGGGATTACGGtgacatatgattttattttgttttggatttaaattttgCTTAGAGGCTTACAGctattgattgattgataaGTTATCTGATTGAACCACATCACGTACTTGATTTCTGATTCGATGTGAGATTTCTATGGCATATGTCTCTGTTTGGGTAATccggttttggttttgagtttgcTTATTATCTCGGTTTGATTTGTTCTATGGAAACTCATTACTGAACCaaataaaaccaatttatttctgttttaatttCACTCGGTTTGAtgtaattttgatttggtttactgtttggattttggtttaattttaccACAAATACATATTTTCTAATTACACTAAAATTGTTTCAGTTCGGTTATGGTTATTTTGCTTTCCCATTAGAATAATAATCGGTTTACATAGAAGATTCGGTACGATGTTGAACTAAATATTTCGattcgatttggtttggtttttatttggttaCATGTGTTTTTAGTAGTTTGGTAGAGTGCATGTCAACTAGGTCAAATACACTAGCAAATGGTGGAAAGCAATAATGAATGTGGAAACAAAAGAATGGGAGTAATTATAAGTTTGGACATGACTTTAATGAGACGACGGTACGTGCGGTGCCAAACCATTATGGCCTACTTTTAGAAGCCcacttcttcttttatcttttttttttttgtctattaattttatttataaaatcatgTATCTCACTCTACTACgatatacattattattatcagGCGATATCAAAGAAAAGGCTAAATATAAATGTAACGTAAACATAAAGAGAAAACACTCTTTTATATATGAGCACTTTAAAGTgtatatgaaaaagaaagaaaccccaaaacaccatgaaaagaaagaaaagaaaagaaaaagacagagaagtttgacaaaagaaaaaaacaaaagtttacgttcaaaaaaaaaaaaagcttatccACCAAATTTTATTGCAAGTGTGTGTATAAATAATATCCCACCACTAAGAAAAGCTTTTGGGTTTGTTGATGTCCTTCACCTTTCAAAACAATTCATTTTTATGCTTTAAGAATGGTGACTTGTTTACACTAGTATCATGGGGCGTACGTGATTAGAgaaaaattttatatagttcAATCTAGATGTTAGTGtgaatgtcaaaaaaaaaaaatctaggtgTTAGTGTGAATGTAGCTGACTCTTT from Camelina sativa cultivar DH55 chromosome 7, Cs, whole genome shotgun sequence includes the following:
- the LOC104702892 gene encoding uncharacterized protein LOC104702892; translated protein: MGICSSYESAQVATAKLILQDGRMMEFTSPVKVGYVLQKNPMCFICNADDMDFDNAVSAISADEEFQLGQLYFALPLSALHHSLKAEEMAALAVKASSALMRSGGSCGRDKCRCRRKCVSPVIFSARRVSAVGSDGETRNGKRRGGGGSGRRKYAAKLSKIEE